CGCCGCGGTCGTGACCGTCCTGGCCGAGCTTCGCCACCATGACCTTCGGCTTGTGACCGAGCCGCTTCGTTACCTCGCCGAGCCGCTCGGAGAGCACGCCAATCTCCGGGTCGCCTTCATAGGCCTTGCCGTAAATGTCGGTGACGACTTCCGGGACGGCGGTGTAGTCGCCGAAGGCCTCACGCATCGCATCGGAGATTTCGCCGACGGTCGCACGCGCCCGTGCCGCCTCGATCGCCGCAGCAAGCAGATTGCCCTTGCCACTTCTCGCCACTTCTGTGAGTGCCCTCAGTGTCTCCGTAGCCTTCTGCGAGTCGCGGCGACGTTTGGTCTCCTCGATGCGCTTGATCTGTGCGGTTCGGACTGCGCCATTGTCGATCTGGAGAATGTCGATCGGGTGCTCGTTTTCGAGCCGATACTTGTTGACGCCGACGATGACCTCCTCGCCACGGTCGACCGCCGCCTGACGCCGCGTCGCCGCCTCCTCGATCAACCGCTTCGGCAGGCCGGCATTGACCGCCTTGGTCATGCCGCCGAGCGCTTCCACTTCCTCGATCAGCGCCCAGGCTTTTTCAGCAAGTTCGTTCGTCAGGCTTTCGACGTAATAGGAGCCGGCGAGCGGATCGACGACCTTCGTCACCCCGGTCTCATGCTGCAGGATCAGTTGCGTGTTGCGGGCGATGCGGGCGGAGAAGTCCGTCGGCAGCGCGATCGCCTCGTCGAAGGAATTGGTGTGAAGCGACTGCGTGCCGCCGAGCACCGCCGACATCGCCTCGAAGGCGGTGCGGATGATGTTGTTGTAGGGATCCTGCTCGGCAAGCGAGACACCCGAGGTCTGGCAATGGGTCCGGAGCATCAGCGAGGACGCCTTCTCGGGTTTGAACTCCTTCATGATCCGCGTCCAGAGGAGCCGCGCGGCGCGCAGCTTCGCCGCCTCCATGAAGAAGTTCATGCCGATTGCGAAGAAGAAGGAGAGCCGCCCGGCAAAATCATCGACGTTCAAGCCTTTGGCGAGCGCCGCGCGCACATATTCGCGCCCGTCGGCAAGGGTGAAGGCAAGCTCCTGTATGAGCGTCGCACCGGCCTCCTGCATGTGATAGCCGGAGATCGAGATCGAATTGAACTTCGGCATCTCCTTCGCCGTATATTCGATGATGTCGGCGACGATCCGCATCGAGGGTTCCGGCGGGTAGATATAGGTGTTGCGGACCATGAACTCCTTGAGGATGTCGTTCTGGATGGTCCCGGAAAGTTTTTCGCGCGGGACACCCTGTTCCTCGCCGGCGACGATGAAGGAGGCGAGGATCGGGATCACCGCGCCGTTCATGGTCATCGAGACGGAGATTTTTTCGAGCGGGATGCCGTCGAAGAGGATTTTCATGTCCTCGACCGAGTCGATCGCGACCCCCGCCTTGCCGACGTCGCCCTCGACGCGCGGGTGATCGCTGTCATAGCCGCGGTGGGTGGCGAGGTCGAAGGCGACGGAGACACCCTGCTGACCGGCGCCAAGGTTTCGGCGGTAGAAGGCGTTCGAGGCCTCCGCCGTCGAGAAGCCGGCATATTGACGGATCGTCCAGGGGCGGCCCGCATACATGGTCGCGCGTGGGCCGCGCACGAAGGGTTCGAAGCCGGGCAGCGAGCCGAGATCGCCAATGCCGGCAAGGTCGTCCTGCGTGTAGAGCGGCCTCACGTCGATGCCTTCCGGCGTGTGCCAGACGAGGTTTTCGGGGGAGGCTTTCAACTCCCTCTCGGCGAGGGCCTCCCAATCTTTGATGGTTTTGTCGGTCATCGGTCCACTCCGAATAAATTCCAGTCGCGGCAGGTTGAGCCCCTCATCCGGCTGCCGCCACCTTCTCCCTGCGCGCGGGGAGAAGGGATATGCCGCCCAAGTCCCCTCTCCCTGCTCGCGTGGAGAGGGCTAGGGTGAGGGGCAAGCCGCAAAGATGAGGGGCCCGGCTTGCGCCATCACTCGAACTCCATGATCAGTTCATCCACCGCGAGGCTCGCGCCGGCATTGATCGCCACGCGTTTCACCGTCGCGCGCCTTTCCGCCCTTAGGATGTTTTCCATCTTCATTGCCTCGACGACGGCGATCGCCTGTCCTGCCTCGACGGTGTCGCCCGCCTTGACCGCGATCGAGGTAACGACGCCCGGCATCGGGCAAAGCAGCATCTTCGACGTGTCCGGCGGCGATTTCTTCGGCATCAGCCGGGCGAGCTCGGCGACCCGCGGGTTTCTCACCCGCGCCATGACGTCGATCCCGCGCCAGCGCAGCCGGATTCCGGTTCCGACGAGATCGACCTTCACGGCCATTTGATGATTGTCGATGTTGAAGGTGGCGAGCGTGCGGCCCGGCACCCAATCGGTCGCGGCCGAAATGGTGCCGCCGCCCGCGAAACGGATGTAGGTGCCATCGGCCGAGGCTTCGACCGTCAGCTCGAATTCGCGTTCGCCGAGGCGGGCCACCCATTCGTGGCCGACAATGCGGCGATGGTTGCCGATCGTACCGGAGATCCGGCTGGCGCGTTCCTGTAGCGCCTGGTTGATGATCCCCGCCACTGCGGCGAGCTTTCTCGCCGATACCTCATCCGGTTCCACGTTGCGGAAGCCGTCGGCAAATTCCTCCGCGATATAGGCGGTGGTTAGCCGCCCCTCGCGGAAACGCTCCTGCTGCATTACGGCGGAAAGGAAGGGCAGGTTGTGGCCGATGCCCTCGACCTCGAAAGCGTCGAGCGCATCCGCCATCGCCTCGACCGCCGTCGTCCGGTCCGGCCCCCAGGTGCAGAGTTTGGCGATCATCGGATCGTAGTACATCGAGATCTCGCCGCCTTCGAAGACGCCGGTGTCGTTGCGGATGACGGTGCCATCCTGCTGACGTCCTTCCTCCGGCGGCCGGTAGCGCGTCAGCCGGCCGATCGACGGCAGGAAATTGCGGTAGGGGTCTTCGGCGTAGAGCCGGCTTTCGATCGCCCAGCCGTCGAGCTTCACGTCCTTCTGGCCGAAAGAGAGTTTCTCGCCGGCGGCGACGCGGATCATCTGTTCGACCAGATCGAGGCCGGTGACGAGCTCCGTCACCGGATGCTCTACCTGCAGCCGGGTGTTCATTTCGAGGAAGTAGAAATTGCGCTTCGCGTCGACGATGAATTCGACCGTGCCGGCCGAGTGATAGCCGACGGCCTTGGCAAGTGCCACCGCCTGCTCCCCCATGGCACGGCGCGTCTTCTCGTCGAGGAAGGGTGAGGGCGCCTCCTCGATGACCTTCTGGTTCCGCCGCTGGATCGAGCATTCCCGCTCGCCGAGATAGAGGACATTGCCATGCTTGTCGCCGAGCACCTGAATCTCGATATGGCGCGGCTCGGTCACGAATTTCTCGATGAAGATGCGGTCGTCGCCGAAGGAGCTCTTCGCCTCGTTCTTCGACGACTGGAAGCCCTCGCGCGCCTCGCGCTCGTTCCAGGCAATCCGCATGCCCTTGCCGCCGCCGCCGGCCGACGCCTTGATCATCACGGGGAAGCCGATCGAGGAGGCAATCCGCACCGCCTCGTCGGCGTCCTCGATCAGGCCCATATGGCCGGGAACGGTGGAGACGCCGGCTTTCGCTGCCAGCTTCTTCGAGGTGATCTTGTCGCCCATCGCCTCGATTGCCTTGACCGGCGGGCCGATGAAGGTGACGCCCTCCTTCTCCAGCGCCTTGGCGAAGGCGGCGTTTTCGGAAAGGAAGCCATAGCCCGGATGGACGGCATCCGCGCCGGTATTGCGCACCGCATCAAGGATCTTGTCGATGACGATATAGGACTGGCTGGAGGGCGAGGGGCCGATATGGACGGCCTCGTCCGCCATGCGCACATGCATGGCGTCGCGGTCGGCATCCGAATAGACGGCGACGGTCGGAACTCCGAGCTTCTTGGCGGTGCGGATCACGCGGCAGGCGATCTCGCCGCGATTGGCGATGAGGATTTTATTGAACATACGTTTCTCTTTGAATCCTTTCCGTCGCGTCAGCGCCTGAATTTCCGCCGGTAGGGCAGCAAGGCAATCGATGAGGCTGCCGCCGCGCCGCCAAAAACAAGCGCGAAAGGGACAAGCACCGTGGCTGTAGCCAGCAGGGGATCGGTTGAACGTGCGATCAGTGTGCCGACCGTGCCGATGTCGAGCCAGATCAGCGCGCCAGCGGTGGCCACACCGACGAGCACGCCGTAAAGGCAGTTGAGGGCCATGTAGCGCAGCATCCGCCCATGATCGCGGCGGGCTTCAGGCGTCATCTTTGTTTTCGGCTCCGGTCTCATGGCGCGCTCCGTCAGAGCGGAATCGTGTCGTGCTTGCGCCAGCGGGTCTCGACTTGCTTGTTGCGCAGCGAAGCGAAGGCGCGGGCGATACGGCGGCGCGAGGAGTGCGGCATGATCACCTCGTCGATGAAGCCGCGTTCGGCGGCGACGAAGGGGTTGGCGAAGCGCGCCTCGTATTCCTTCGTCCGCGCGGCGATTTTGTCGGGGTCGTCGAGTTCGGAGCGGTAAAGGATCTCGGTTGCGCCCTTGGCGCCCATCACCGCAATCTCGGCCGTCGGCCAGGCATAGTTGACGTCGGCGCCGATGTGCTTCGAAGCCATGACGTCATAGGCGCCGCCATAGGCTTTCCGCGTGATCAGCGTCACCATGGGCACGGTCGCCTGGCTATAGGCGAAGAGCAGCTTGGCGCCGTGCTTGATGACGCCGCCATATTCCTGCGCCGTGCCCGGCAGGAAGCCAGGTACATCGACGAGCGTCAGGATCGGAATCGAGAAGGCGTCGCAGAAGCGCACGAAGCGGGCCGCTTTCCGCGACGAATCGATGTCGAGGCAACCGGCGAGCACCATCGGCTGATTGGCGACGACGCCGACCGACTGGCCCTCGATGCGGATGAAGCCGACGATGATGTTGCGGGCGAAGCTCGCCTGCAGCTCGAAGAAGTCGCCCTCGTCGGCAATAGCGAGGATCAGTTCCTTCATGTCGTAGGGCTTGGCGGCACTGTCCGGGATCAGGCTGTCGAGTCGCATCTCTATGCGCGCGGGATCGTCGTGGAAGGGCCGGACCGGCGGCTTCTCGCGGTTGTTCAAGGGCAGGAAATCGAAGAGCAGCCGCACGTGCTCGAGCGCTTCGATGTCGTTCTCGTAGGCGCCGTCGGCGACAGAGGATTTCGTCGTGTGCGTACGCGCGCCGCCGAGCTCCTCCGCCGTTACGATCTCGTTCGTCACCGTCTTCACGACATCCGGTCCGGTCACGAACATGTAGGACGAATCGCGCACCATGAAGATGAAGTCGGTCATGGCTGGCGAATAGACCGCGCCGCCGGCGCACGGCCCCATGATCACCGAGATCTGTGGGATGACGCCGGAGACCTCGGCGTTGCGGCGGAAGACCTCGGCATAACCGGCAAGCGATGCGACGCCCTCTTGAATGCGGGCGCCGCCGGAG
The Ensifer sp. WSM1721 genome window above contains:
- the scpA gene encoding methylmalonyl-CoA mutase, with the protein product MTDKTIKDWEALAERELKASPENLVWHTPEGIDVRPLYTQDDLAGIGDLGSLPGFEPFVRGPRATMYAGRPWTIRQYAGFSTAEASNAFYRRNLGAGQQGVSVAFDLATHRGYDSDHPRVEGDVGKAGVAIDSVEDMKILFDGIPLEKISVSMTMNGAVIPILASFIVAGEEQGVPREKLSGTIQNDILKEFMVRNTYIYPPEPSMRIVADIIEYTAKEMPKFNSISISGYHMQEAGATLIQELAFTLADGREYVRAALAKGLNVDDFAGRLSFFFAIGMNFFMEAAKLRAARLLWTRIMKEFKPEKASSLMLRTHCQTSGVSLAEQDPYNNIIRTAFEAMSAVLGGTQSLHTNSFDEAIALPTDFSARIARNTQLILQHETGVTKVVDPLAGSYYVESLTNELAEKAWALIEEVEALGGMTKAVNAGLPKRLIEEAATRRQAAVDRGEEVIVGVNKYRLENEHPIDILQIDNGAVRTAQIKRIEETKRRRDSQKATETLRALTEVARSGKGNLLAAAIEAARARATVGEISDAMREAFGDYTAVPEVVTDIYGKAYEGDPEIGVLSERLGEVTKRLGHKPKVMVAKLGQDGHDRGAKVIASAFSDIGFDVVAGPLFQTPEEAADLALAEEVTVVGVSSLAAGHKTLMPQLAQALKKRGGEDIIVVCGGVIPRQDYQYLMDNGVSVIFGPGTHVLDAARAVLDLIEGKRRNV
- a CDS encoding acetyl/propionyl/methylcrotonyl-CoA carboxylase subunit alpha — protein: MFNKILIANRGEIACRVIRTAKKLGVPTVAVYSDADRDAMHVRMADEAVHIGPSPSSQSYIVIDKILDAVRNTGADAVHPGYGFLSENAAFAKALEKEGVTFIGPPVKAIEAMGDKITSKKLAAKAGVSTVPGHMGLIEDADEAVRIASSIGFPVMIKASAGGGGKGMRIAWNEREAREGFQSSKNEAKSSFGDDRIFIEKFVTEPRHIEIQVLGDKHGNVLYLGERECSIQRRNQKVIEEAPSPFLDEKTRRAMGEQAVALAKAVGYHSAGTVEFIVDAKRNFYFLEMNTRLQVEHPVTELVTGLDLVEQMIRVAAGEKLSFGQKDVKLDGWAIESRLYAEDPYRNFLPSIGRLTRYRPPEEGRQQDGTVIRNDTGVFEGGEISMYYDPMIAKLCTWGPDRTTAVEAMADALDAFEVEGIGHNLPFLSAVMQQERFREGRLTTAYIAEEFADGFRNVEPDEVSARKLAAVAGIINQALQERASRISGTIGNHRRIVGHEWVARLGEREFELTVEASADGTYIRFAGGGTISAATDWVPGRTLATFNIDNHQMAVKVDLVGTGIRLRWRGIDVMARVRNPRVAELARLMPKKSPPDTSKMLLCPMPGVVTSIAVKAGDTVEAGQAIAVVEAMKMENILRAERRATVKRVAINAGASLAVDELIMEFE
- a CDS encoding acyl-CoA carboxylase subunit beta codes for the protein MRAILEQVEARRAEARVGGGERRIAAQHGKGKLTARERIDVLLDEGSFEEYDMYVTHRCVDFGMENQKIAGDGVVTGWGTINGRQVYVFSQDFTVLGGSLSETHAQKICKIMDMAARNGAPVIGLNDSGGARIQEGVASLAGYAEVFRRNAEVSGVIPQISVIMGPCAGGAVYSPAMTDFIFMVRDSSYMFVTGPDVVKTVTNEIVTAEELGGARTHTTKSSVADGAYENDIEALEHVRLLFDFLPLNNREKPPVRPFHDDPARIEMRLDSLIPDSAAKPYDMKELILAIADEGDFFELQASFARNIIVGFIRIEGQSVGVVANQPMVLAGCLDIDSSRKAARFVRFCDAFSIPILTLVDVPGFLPGTAQEYGGVIKHGAKLLFAYSQATVPMVTLITRKAYGGAYDVMASKHIGADVNYAWPTAEIAVMGAKGATEILYRSELDDPDKIAARTKEYEARFANPFVAAERGFIDEVIMPHSSRRRIARAFASLRNKQVETRWRKHDTIPL